In a single window of the Heliangelus exortis chromosome 1, bHelExo1.hap1, whole genome shotgun sequence genome:
- the LRRN3 gene encoding leucine-rich repeat neuronal protein 3, with protein sequence MKDMQLKINFLLGLVITALVQAVEKKADCPESCICEIRPWFTPRSVYMEAPTVDCNDLGLFNFPARLPADTQVLLLQTNNIAKIEHSVDFPVNLTGLDLSQNNLSSVTSINLIKMPQLLSVYLEENKLTELPEECFSGLHNLQELYINHNLLSVIAPGAFIGLNNLLRLHLNSNGLQMINREWFEATPNLEILMIGENPIIRIEDMNFKPLINLRSLVLAGINLTEIPDNALVGLDNLESISFYDNRFVRVPHIALQKATNLKFLDLNKNPINRIRRGDFSNMLHLKELGINNMPELISIDSLAVDNLPDLRKIEATNNPRLSYIHPNAFYRLPKLESLMLNSNALSALYRSTIESLPNLKEVSIHSNPIRCDCVIRWINMNKTNIRFMEPESLFCVDPPEFQGQNVRQIHFREMMEICLPLIAPESFPSTLDLKTGSHVSLHCRATAEPEPEIYWITPSGHKLLPNTISNKYYIHSEGTLDISDVTQKESGLYTCIASNLVGADLKSVMIKVDGSFPQDSNGSLNIKIKDIKSNSVLVSWKASSKILKSSVRWTAFLKAENSQAAQSARIPSDIRVYNLTHLNPSTEYKICVDIPTIYSQNKKQCINVTTKGPDLAMKGHEKSNIIGFLACLGALLGITSVIYLYNCISREMNYDAGHSYLKNYLKKQSFSLNELYPPLVSLWDTGKEKSTSVEVKATVIGVPTNVS encoded by the coding sequence ATGAAGGACATGCAactcaaaattaatttccttcttgGCCTAGTTATCACTGCTCTAGTAcaagctgtagaaaaaaaagcagactgcCCAGAGTCATGTATATGCGAGATCAGACCATGGTTCACTCCCAGATCTGTGTATATGGAGGCTCCAACAGTGGACTGTAATGATTTAGgcctttttaattttccagccAGACTTCCTGCTGACACACAGGTTCTACTTCTTCAGACTAATAATATTGCAAAAATTGAACACTCGGTAGACTTCCCGGTGAATTTAACTGGTCTAGATTTATCTCAGAACAATTTGTCCTCTGTGACCAGTATTAATCTTATCAAGATGCCACAGTTGCTTTCAGTGTAccttgaagaaaacaaacttaCTGAACTCCCTGAAGAATGTTTCTCTGGACTCCACAATTTACAAGAGCTTTATATTAATCATAACCTGCTTTCTGTGATTGCACCAGGAGCTTTCATAGGCCTCAATAATCTTCTCAGACTTCATCTCAATTCAAATGGTCTGCAAATGATCAACAGGGAGTGGTTTGAAGCTACTCCTAACCTTGAAATTCTGATGATTGGTGAAAACCCAATCATCAGAATTGAAGATATGAACTTTAAGCCTCTTATCAATCTGCGCAGCCTAGTTTTAGCAGGAATAAATCTCACTGAAATACCAGATAATGCTTTGGTTGGCCTTGACAATTTAGAAAGCATCTCCTTTTATGACAACAGATTTGTTAGAGTGCCACACATTGCTCTCCAAAAGGCTACAAATCTTAAATTTCTGGATCTAAATAAGAATCCCATTAACAGAATACGGCGAGGAGATTTTAGCAATATGCTACACCTTAAAGAGCTAGGAATCAATAACATGCCTGAGCTGATTTCTATAGATAGCCTTGCTGTTGATAATTTGccagatttaagaaaaatagaagCTACCAATAACCCCAGATTATCATACATTCATCCAAATGCATTCTACAGACTTCCCAAGCTGGAATCCCTCATGCTCAACAGCAACGCGCTGAGCGCCCTGTACCGCAGCACGATTGAATCCTTGCCTAACCTCAAAGAAGTCAGCATCCACAGCAACCCCATCCGATGTGACTGTGTCATCCGCTGGATTAACATGAATAAAACCAACATTCGCTTCATGGAGCCAGAGTCTCTGTTTTGTGTAGACCCTCCGGAATTCCAAGGCCAGAATGTGAGACAGATACACTTCCGGGAAATGATGGAAATCTGTCTCCCTCTCATAGCCCCTGAAAGTTTTCCATCTACTTTGGATCTAAAAACTGGCAGCCATGTTTCTTTACACTGCAGAGCAACAGCAGAACCAGAACCTGAAATCTACTGGATAACACCATCCGGACATAAACTTTTGCCTAATACTATTTCTAATAAATACTACATCCATTCCGAAGGAACATTAGACATAAGTGACGTAACACAAAAAGAAAGTGGCTTATACACATGTATAGCAAGCAACTTAGTTGGGGCAGACCTGAAGTCAGTCATGATTAAAGTGGACGGCTCTTTCCCTCAGGACAGCAATGGATctttgaatattaaaataaaagacataAAATCTAATTCAGTTTTGGTTTCGTGGAAAGCAAGCTCTAAAATTCTCAAGTCCAGTGTCAGATGGACAGcctttctgaaagctgaaaactCTCAGGCTGCACAAAGTGCTCGAATACCATCTGATATAAGGGTATATAACCTTACACATCTAAATCCATCAACTGAATACAAAATTTGTGTAGATATTCCCACTATCTATTCACAGAATAAGAAACAATGCATCAATGTAACCACAAAAGGACCGGACTTGGCAATGAAAGGCCATGAAAAGAGCAACATAATAGGATTCCTTGCCTGCCTTGGTGCTCTTCTGGGAATCACCTCTGTGATATATCTCTACAACTGCATCTCACGAGAGATGAACTATGACGCTGGACACAGCTATCTAAAGAATTACCTGAAGAAACAATCTTTTTCACTCAATGAGCTTTACCCTCCTCTAGTCAGTCTTTGGGACACgggcaaagaaaaaagcacatcAGTGGAAGTAAAAGCAACTGTAATAGGCGTACCAACCAATGTGTCATAA